The following coding sequences lie in one Chelonia mydas isolate rCheMyd1 chromosome 6, rCheMyd1.pri.v2, whole genome shotgun sequence genomic window:
- the LIN7C gene encoding protein lin-7 homolog C, translating to MAALGESVRLERDICRAIELLEKLQRSGEVPPQKLQALQRVLQSEFCNAVREVYEHVYETVDISSSPEVRANATAKATVAAFAASEGHSHPRVVELPKTEEGLGFNIMGGKEQNSPIYISRIIPGGIADRHGGLKRGDQLLSVNGVSVEGEHHEKAVELLKAAQGKVKLVVRYTPKVLEEMESRFEKMRSAKRRQQN from the exons ATGGCGGCGCTGGGGGAGTCCGTGCGGCTGGAGCGAG ACATCTGCAGAGCTATTGAGTTGCTGGAAAAATTGCAGAGGAGTGGAGAAGTACCACCACAAAAACTGCAGGCTTTGCAAAGGGTCCTTCAAAGTGAGTTCTGTAATGCTGTGAGGGAG GTATATGAGCACGTATATGAAACTGTGGACATCAGCAGTAGCCCAGAAGTGAGAGCTAATGCTACAGCAAAG GCCACAGTTGCTGCATTTGCTGCCAGTGAGGGTCATTCACATCCCAGAGTTGTTGAACTGCCAAAAACAGAAGAAGGTCTTGGATTCAACATTATGGGAGGCAAAGAGCAAAACTCTCCAATCTATATCTCTCGAATTATCCCAGGCGGTATAGCTGATAGACATGGGGGACTGAAACGTGGAGACCAGCTTCTTTCTGTAAACGGAGTG AGCGTTGAAGGAGAACACCATGAAAAAGCAGTAGAACTGCTGAAAGCAGCTCAAGGAAAGGTTAAGTTAGTTGTACGTTACACACCAAAGGTCCTGGAAGAGATGGAGTCACGATTTGAAAAAATGAGATCGGCAAAACGCAGGCAACAGAACTAA